Proteins encoded together in one Canis lupus familiaris isolate Mischka breed German Shepherd chromosome 25, alternate assembly UU_Cfam_GSD_1.0, whole genome shotgun sequence window:
- the CHMP7 gene encoding charged multivesicular body protein 7 — MWSPEREAEAPAGGDSAGLLPPEWEEDEERMSFLFSAFKRSREVNSTDWDSKMGFWAPLVLSHSRRQGVVRLRLRDLQEAFQRKGSVPLGLATVLQDLLRRGELQRESDFMASVDSSWISWGVGVFLLKPLKWTLSNMLGDNKVPAEEVLVAVELLKEKAEEVYRLYQNSPLSSHPVVALSELSTLCVGSCPDERTFYLVLLQLQKEKRVTVLEQNGEKIVKFARGPHAKVSPVNDVDVGVYQLMQSEQLLSRKVESLSQEAERCKEEARRACRAGKKQLALRSLKAKQRTEKRIEALHAKLDTVQGILDRIYASQTDQMVFNAYQAGVGALKLSMKDVTVEKAESLVDQIQELCDTQDEVSQTLAGGVTNGLDFDSEELEKELDILLQDTTKEPLDLPDNPPETFYTNSVPNPRISDAELEAELEKLSLSEGDLVPSSKSPKRQLEPTL; from the exons ATGTGGTCCCCGGAGCGGGAGGCCGAGGCCCCGGCCGGGGGAGACTCGGCGGGCCTACTGCCCCCCGAGTGGGAGGAGGACGAGGAACGCATGTCTTTCCTGTTCTCCGCCTTCAAAAGGAGTCGCGAGGTGAACAGCACCGACTGGGACAGCAAGATGGGCTTCTGGGCACCGTTGGTGCTGAGCCACAGCCGCCGCCAGGGGGTGGTGCGCCTGCGTCTGCGGGACTTGCAGGAGGCCTTCCAGCGCAAGGGCAGTGTCCCGCTGGGGCTGGCCACCGTGCTGCAGGACCTACTACG TCGAGGGGAGCTGCAGCGGGAGTCAGACTTCATGGCCAGTGTAGACAGCAGCTGGATCTCCTGGGGGGTTGGAGTCTTCCTGCTGAAGCCCCTCAAGTGGACTCTTTCCAACATGCTGGGGGATAATAAAGTTCCTGCTGAGGAGGTGCTGGTAGCCGTGGAGCTGCTTAAG GAGAAGGCTGAGGAGGTGTATCGTCTGTATCAGaactcccctctctcctcccaccccgtCGTGGCCCTGTCAGAGCTGAGCACCCTCTGTGTGGGCTCCTGTCCGGATGAGAGGACCTTCTACTTGGTGTTGCTGCAGctgcagaaagagaagagagtcaCAGTCCTCGAACAGAATGGGGAAAAG ATTGTGAAGTTTGCCCGAGGGCCACATGCCAAGGTCTCTCCTGTCAACGACGTAGATGTTGGGGTATACCAGCTGATGCAGAGTGAACAGCTGCTCTCGCGCAAAGTGGAGTCCTTATCCCAGGAAGCAGAGAG GTGTAAAGAAGAAGCCCGCCGGGCATGCCGAGCAGGAAAGAAGCAACTG gcactGAGGTCTCTCAAGGCCAAGCAACGGACAGAGAAGCGTATCGAGGCCCTGCATGCCAAGCTGGACACTGTTCAAGGCATCCTGGACCGGATCTATGCCTCCCAGACAGATCAGATG GTTTTCAATGCCTATCAGGCTGGGGTAGGAGCACTAAAACTCTCCATGAAGGATGTCACAGTAGAGAAGGCAGAGAGCCTTGTGGATCAGATCCAAGAG CTGTGTGACACCCAGGATGAAGTTTCTCAGACTCTGGCTGGTGGGGTGACCAATGGCTTAG attttgacagtgaggaactagagaaagaattGGACATCCTTCTTCAGGATACCACCAAAGAACCTTTGGATCTGCCTGACAACCCCCCTGAGACATTTTATACCAACAGTGTGCCTAACCCTAGGATCTCGGACGCTGAACTTGAAGCTGAACTTGAGAAACTGTCCTTATCAGAGGGAG ATTTGGTCCCAAGCAGTAAATCTCCAAAAAGGCAATTGGAACCGACTCTCTAA